In the Deinococcus aerius genome, AGTACCTGCGCGGGCTCACCCTGCCCGTTCCCCTCGGCACGAGGCGAATACGGGTTCACGAGGACGGAGGGGCAGATGCCCTGGAGGGCGTGACCTGAACCCTTCCGGGCGTCCTTGCGCTCCCTGCCCGGCTCGCGCTATGCTACTGCGGTTGAAAACTGCCCGGGACCAGGGTTGCCCCAGGGGGTTTTTCGGCACGCCACTCCCGCGCTGATGCTGACAGTCGCCGGACGTGCGTTGATCACCTCGGCTTCACCGCCAACCCGACCCCGCTCCCTGGACTCTTCCATGTGTGGGCGGGCCCCCACGAAACCAGACCAGACTAGGAGTGATGACTCTGCCTACCACCCAGCAACTGCTCCGCAAGGGGCGCGCCACCCTTCAGAAGAAGAGCAAGGTCCCCGCGCTCAAGGGGAGCCCCTTCCGCCGCGGCGTCTGCACGGTCGTCAAGACCACGACGCCCAAGAAGCCCAACTCGGCGCTGCGCAAGATCGCCCGCGTGCGCCTGTCCAGCGGCTTCGAAGTGACCGCGTACATCCCCGGCGAGGGCCACAACCTCCAGGAACACTCCGTCGTGCTGATCCGCGGCGGCCGTGTGAAGGACCTTCCCGGCGTGCGCTACCACATCGTGCGCGGCAGCCTCGACACCCAGGGCGTCAAGGACCGCAACAAGAGCCGTTCCAAGTACGGCACCAAGAAGCCCAAGGCCGGCGCGGCCGCCGCGGGCGCCAAGAAGAAGTAACCCCCGCTAGGCGGCGGGGGAGAGCGTAGGCCCCCGCCGCCCCGTGCGGACA is a window encoding:
- the rpsL gene encoding 30S ribosomal protein S12; protein product: MPTTQQLLRKGRATLQKKSKVPALKGSPFRRGVCTVVKTTTPKKPNSALRKIARVRLSSGFEVTAYIPGEGHNLQEHSVVLIRGGRVKDLPGVRYHIVRGSLDTQGVKDRNKSRSKYGTKKPKAGAAAAGAKKK